The genome window CCTCCTCTGGACGCAGCTCTTCAGTGGAATCGGCCATGACACCTGCCGCTTGAACTCAATCAGGCTTTGGGCACAGCGGAAGGTTGAGAGGTGTTCTCAGCGCTGGAGTTGGACGGCGGCGCTTTGGGTGGTTGCGGAGGGGGTTCCTCCACCGCACGCTCGATTTCGTCGGTCACTTCGCGCGAAGCTTTCTTGAACTCAGTGATTCCTTTGCCAAGTCCTTTGGCGAATTCAGGAATCCGTCTGGCGCCAAACAACACCAGAATGACAACCAGCACGAGG of Candidatus Angelobacter sp. contains these proteins:
- the tatA gene encoding twin-arginine translocase TatA/TatE family subunit, coding for MNVTLAVLGLSGGELVLVLVVILVLFGARRIPEFAKGLGKGITEFKKASREVTDEIERAVEEPPPQPPKAPPSNSSAENTSQPSAVPKA